The following nucleotide sequence is from Flavobacteriales bacterium.
ATGTGCTCCGGAAAGTATTACCTTTTTAATAATAACGCTAAATTGGGTTCCTTCTCCTTTAATTGACTTAACGGATACACCTCCACCTGTTCGCTCAGCAATTTTCTTTACTGTAGCCAAGCCAATACCTACTCCGTCTATTTTAGAGCCTTTATTAATTCTATTGAATGGTCTAAATATCTCTTTATAATATTCCTCCGGAATTCCAGGTCCATTATCCGAAACTCGAAGTGTAATAAAAGTTTCATCCGAAATACATTCTACTAAAATCTCACACGTTTCCTTATCGCAATATTTAATAGAATTCTCAAAGAGGTTATTCAATATCTGTTTTAAAGCAACTTCGCTAAAAAATATTTCTAACATATCTGCACGCACATTGATGTTTACATCACTTGTCAGAGAAAAGCCTTTCGATACATCCTCAATTAAGTCGTTCAATATTATCTTCTCATACTTAATCTCGAAATTGGTTTGTTTAGAGTAGTCCAATACTTTGTCTATTAAGTTCCGCATCAAACCATTCGCGTTTCGCAATTGAACCATTGTAGCATTTGCGTGATCGTAATTCTCATTTTCCAGATCCTTCTCCAAAATTGTAATTAATACAGAAAAAGCATACAGAGGCGATTTTAAATCATGCGACACAGTGTGCGCAAATACTTCTAAGCTTTCATTTATTTCCATCAAATCCCCTTTTTCTTTTTGAGATTTTTCCAAATTACTCTTACCCTCTTCCAAATTGTCCATTAACATACTATGACGTGTATATGCGATACTCAAAACAAAGGCGGGAAGTGCTGGAAGGATAAGATGATAAGCTTCGAAAGGTTGCTTTAGGATAAAGAAATCGTTGATACCCCCTAACACGTATATTACGCCAAGGAAAATCCCAAAGTTTATATAAAAACGTTTATCCATGAAAATTCTTGAAGAGATAAACATTTACGGTAGTTCTTCTTGTATTGTGCTTTAACCCCTCCAAATTAAGTTAAACCTGTTAAACATAAAATATTCATTAATGTTTCGCTTTGAATAAATGTTTTTTTAACACTATTATTGAACAATACGAACTTCGTACTAAGTTATATAAGAGAATGGCTATTTCAAAAGAAATACTAGAT
It contains:
- a CDS encoding HAMP domain-containing histidine kinase gives rise to the protein MDKRFYINFGIFLGVIYVLGGINDFFILKQPFEAYHLILPALPAFVLSIAYTRHSMLMDNLEEGKSNLEKSQKEKGDLMEINESLEVFAHTVSHDLKSPLYAFSVLITILEKDLENENYDHANATMVQLRNANGLMRNLIDKVLDYSKQTNFEIKYEKIILNDLIEDVSKGFSLTSDVNINVRADMLEIFFSEVALKQILNNLFENSIKYCDKETCEILVECISDETFITLRVSDNGPGIPEEYYKEIFRPFNRINKGSKIDGVGIGLATVKKIAERTGGGVSVKSIKGEGTQFSVIIKKVILSGAH